The Arachis ipaensis cultivar K30076 chromosome B07, Araip1.1, whole genome shotgun sequence genomic interval TTATTTTAGTGTCAAGATACACCATGGGGAGAAGTTTGGGTTTGATGGTGAACCTTTACAATATGTGGGAGGTGAGACTTTCATAGTGGACTTGAGACTTCGATAGTGGACTACTGTGATGAAGATAGGTGGAGTAGGTCCGAGGCCATGGAGATAGTGGTCGAACAGGGATATGTGGCAAAGAACATCACTGCAATGTTGTATAAGTCTCTGAAAGATAAAACAGATGTAGGACTGAGGATGCTTCACACAGACAAGGATGCAATGGACATGGCTAGATTTGAAATGAGGGATAATATGGTGGAGCTTTTTGTTGTTCACAAAGATGGTGCTACTGCTAGGAAAGGCTGCACCATTGAGGAAGTTGAAGAGATAGATGGTGATGAGGCTGCTGCACCCACTGCAGGGACTATTGGGCCTAGTCCAATTGTGCTGCAAAAGGCCCAATCATCTGCTCAGGTCAATGTGGGTAAGAAGCCCAAGGTGGTGACAGAAGCCCAAAATGATAtgttggatgatgatgatgaagaaaggtCAGAGAGGTCAGATTTTTCAGGTGATGATGAATCTGAGGATGATGACTACCAGCCAGGGAATGATGATGAGGGAGACAGTGATGAACAATGGAGTGAAAACAGCTCTGGAGATAGTGATATGGAGGTTGCATTTGATGACAGCGATGATGATTGGAATGGTGATAGGGGTTTGTATGATGTTGATATCACAACTACGAAAGATTCTCAAAAGATGAAACAGAGTGTTCCAACTGAGAGCGTACAAGGAGAATTTAGTGGCAGTGTTAACAAGAAAAAAGAGCAAGTGGTGGATGCTGGACAAAGGGATGAAGATGATGGATATGAGAGTGAGGAGTTGTGGGATGTCCCTGTAAGTGATGATGAAGGGGATCCCTTGTTGAGGAAGTACCCGTTGTATAAGATTTTGAAGAATATGAAGGAGTATAAATGGGAGGTTGGGACAATATACGTAGATAGAAATGCTTTTAAGGAATGTGTAACTAGCTATGCTGTGCACAGTGGCAGAGGAATATGGTTCTCAAAGTGTGATAGCCATAGGTGCAAAGCTGTTTGCAAAGAAAGTTGCAAGTAGTTTGCTTACTGCCATAAGATGAAGA includes:
- the LOC107607121 gene encoding uncharacterized protein LOC107607121, yielding MEIVVEQGYVAKNITAMLYKSLKDKTDVGLRMLHTDKDAMDMARFEMRDNMVELFVVHKDGATARKGCTIEEVEEIDGDEAAAPTAGTIGPSPIVLQKAQSSAQVNVGKKPKVVTEAQNDMLDDDDEERSERSDFSGDDESEDDDYQPGNDDEGDSDEQWSENSSGDSDMEVAFDDSDDDWNGDRGLYDVDITTTKDSQKMKQSVPTESVQGEFSGSVNKKKEQVVDAGQRDEDDGYESEELWDVPVSDDEGDPLLRKYPLYKILKNMKEYKWEVGTIYVDRNAFKECVTSYAVHSGRGIWFSKCDSHRCKAVCKESCK